Proteins encoded in a region of the Campylobacter geochelonis genome:
- a CDS encoding class II aldolase and adducin N-terminal domain-containing protein, whose protein sequence is MDLQISIELLQKLSLSMFRKSFFGIFHGSISAKIASNKFIINKKNAIFDDLKKEDFVLLYDKKDYRWNDASIDSDIHLHIYQTIFEAKYAVFAMPPHTVSYSLNHDYIIPKDYFGYKKFEKIKIYDPKNFDDWYERAPYEICKYLQEQKKNFIIIRGYGVVAYHRTLQNLAKDIALLDNSCKILQYEKIYN, encoded by the coding sequence GTGGATCTTCAAATTTCAATAGAGTTGCTACAAAAACTCTCTTTATCGATGTTTAGAAAAAGCTTTTTTGGAATTTTTCACGGCTCAATTTCAGCAAAAATCGCTTCAAATAAATTTATTATCAACAAAAAAAATGCTATTTTTGATGACTTGAAAAAAGAGGATTTTGTGCTTTTATATGATAAAAAAGATTATAGGTGGAATGACGCAAGTATTGATAGTGATATACATTTGCATATTTATCAAACTATTTTTGAAGCCAAATATGCAGTTTTTGCCATGCCTCCTCACACTGTTAGCTACTCTTTAAACCACGATTATATCATACCAAAAGACTATTTTGGGTATAAAAAATTTGAAAAGATTAAAATTTATGATCCAAAAAATTTCGATGATTGGTATGAAAGAGCTCCTTATGAAATTTGCAAATACCTTCAAGAGCAGAAAAAAAACTTTATCATCATACGAGGATACGGCGTTGTAGCCTATCACAGAACGCTTCAAAACCTTGCAAAAGATATAGCTCTTCTTGATAATAGCTGTAAAATTTTGCAGTATGAGAAAATTTACAATTAA
- a CDS encoding ATP-dependent DNA helicase encodes MINQILEILENSNVFLTGGGGVGKSYTTQNIMQHYKDNKKNVVALGSTGISAVNIGGMTLHSFFCLGICKNIDELRGYDKSKWRKQKLSDLKKILEKTDLIVIDEISMVSAELFDLVSYRLANSNFKGKLLVVGDFYQLPPVMKKDEEKNRSLFYSTYAFSALSWRNSKFVYIEILKSKRTDDLEFYENLSHIRVGKLNQKTINYILKFISSEIPLNGENTVLFGRNKEADELNKFMLEKLANDTEISQGYYEIYSSNLPDDRVEKWLKNLNVVDSFEFKIGAKVIFTTNKYSLTHEKILFYNGESGTIKDIEKKDGQIESIIVEKNNGEIIEVERNSYDLTEIAIESDSLDYTVLASYYQFPIRLAYAITIHKSQGMSIENLVCDLNNIFTDGQLYVALSRAVDPKKLKIIYNKKESFESYINRVVKVNDEVRNFYNEQAFIYFE; translated from the coding sequence TTGATTAACCAAATACTTGAAATTTTAGAAAACTCAAATGTATTCTTAACCGGTGGTGGCGGCGTTGGCAAAAGCTACACAACGCAAAATATAATGCAACATTATAAAGATAACAAGAAAAATGTTGTAGCCTTAGGAAGCACTGGCATAAGCGCTGTAAATATCGGCGGCATGACGCTTCACTCGTTTTTTTGTCTTGGAATTTGTAAAAATATCGATGAGCTTAGAGGTTATGATAAAAGCAAATGGCGAAAGCAAAAGCTTAGTGATTTAAAGAAAATTTTAGAAAAAACTGACTTGATAGTTATAGATGAGATTTCGATGGTTTCAGCTGAGCTTTTTGATCTTGTGAGTTACCGTTTGGCAAATTCAAATTTTAAAGGCAAGCTACTTGTGGTTGGAGATTTTTACCAACTTCCTCCGGTTATGAAAAAAGATGAGGAGAAAAACAGATCGCTTTTTTACTCAACATACGCTTTTTCAGCTCTTTCTTGGAGAAATTCAAAGTTTGTTTATATAGAAATTTTAAAGTCAAAACGAACTGATGACTTGGAATTTTATGAGAATTTATCTCATATAAGAGTTGGAAAACTAAACCAAAAAACGATAAATTATATACTTAAATTTATCTCTAGTGAAATTCCGCTAAATGGCGAAAATACCGTTCTTTTTGGTAGAAACAAAGAGGCTGATGAGCTAAATAAATTTATGCTTGAAAAGCTTGCAAATGATACCGAAATTTCACAAGGGTATTATGAAATTTACTCCTCAAATTTACCAGATGATAGAGTTGAAAAATGGCTTAAGAATTTAAATGTTGTGGATAGTTTTGAGTTTAAAATCGGTGCAAAAGTTATATTTACTACTAATAAATACTCGCTAACTCATGAGAAAATTTTATTTTATAATGGCGAGAGTGGAACCATAAAAGATATAGAGAAAAAAGATGGGCAAATCGAGTCGATTATAGTAGAAAAAAACAATGGAGAAATTATAGAAGTAGAGCGAAATAGCTATGATTTAACCGAAATCGCCATTGAAAGCGATAGCCTAGACTACACTGTTTTAGCAAGCTACTATCAGTTTCCAATACGCCTAGCTTATGCCATAACGATACATAAATCGCAAGGAATGAGTATAGAGAATTTGGTTTGTGATTTAAACAACATATTTACCGATGGGCAGCTTTATGTAGCGCTTTCTCGCGCGGTTGATCCTAAAAAACTAAAGATTATTTATAACAAAAAAGAGAGCTTTGAAAGCTATATAAACCGAGTTGTAAAAGTAAATGATGAGGTTAGAAATTTTTATAACGAGCAGGCGTTTATATACTTTGAATAA
- the rsmH gene encoding 16S rRNA (cytosine(1402)-N(4))-methyltransferase RsmH, with product MQEIHTPVLLDEVIDAFKDIDNGVIIDCTLGYGGHSEAILEANKNIKIIACDRDIEAIDYSSKRLAKFKDRVEIHRSTFSNLIKQIGHENIRGILADIGVSSLHLDKNERGFSVKSETLDMRMDQTQILDAKFVVNSYTLDELTRIFSEFGELSDARNLAQKIVEFRQTKEITSAKELANLVGLNPIRGKGVAKATLVFQAIRIEVNKELDELKNLLTSIKNLNLKNARIAIITFHSLEDRLVKQAFKEWSKECVCPDFVMKCECGGNHAIGKVLTKKALTASSKEVSKNSRSKCAKLRIFEIDR from the coding sequence TTGCAAGAGATTCATACGCCAGTTTTGCTTGATGAAGTGATAGATGCTTTTAAAGATATAGATAACGGCGTTATCATAGACTGTACGCTAGGATATGGCGGGCATAGTGAGGCGATTTTAGAAGCAAATAAAAATATAAAAATAATTGCTTGCGATAGAGATATAGAAGCGATTGATTACTCTTCAAAACGGCTTGCTAAATTTAAAGATAGAGTTGAAATCCACAGAAGTACATTTTCAAATTTAATTAAACAAATAGGGCATGAAAATATACGAGGAATTCTCGCTGATATCGGTGTTTCATCGCTTCATCTTGATAAAAATGAGCGTGGATTTTCTGTTAAAAGCGAAACTTTAGATATGAGAATGGATCAAACCCAAATCTTAGATGCAAAATTCGTAGTAAATTCATATACTTTAGATGAGCTAACAAGGATTTTTTCTGAATTTGGAGAGCTTAGCGATGCAAGAAATTTAGCTCAAAAGATAGTTGAGTTTAGACAAACAAAAGAGATAACAAGCGCAAAAGAGTTAGCAAATTTAGTTGGTTTAAATCCCATAAGAGGCAAGGGCGTAGCAAAGGCAACGCTTGTGTTTCAAGCTATTAGAATCGAAGTAAACAAAGAGTTAGATGAGCTTAAAAATTTACTAACAAGCATAAAAAATTTAAATTTAAAAAATGCGCGAATTGCTATAATAACATTTCACTCCCTAGAAGATAGGCTTGTAAAACAAGCTTTTAAAGAGTGGAGCAAAGAGTGCGTTTGCCCTGATTTTGTTATGAAGTGTGAGTGTGGAGGAAACCACGCTATAGGCAAGGTTTTAACCAAAAAGGCACTAACAGCTTCAAGCAAAGAAGTTAGTAAAAACTCGCGAAGCAAATGCGCAAAATTAAGAATTTTTGAGATAGATAGATGA
- the ftsA gene encoding cell division protein FtsA, protein MNNYILGLDIGSVDVSAAIAKVTDKHFSICGIGKSKTSGIRKGSITNIERAAKSISDAILEATKSAGTKPDKVIVSISGSYTKSVKSQGIVSVSNQEITLNEIKRAMQLAKENAVYSKDQIILHVLPYDFKVDGQEHIEDPIGMSGSRLEVCTHVITANENSIKNLIKSVEIAGLKIDNMVLSGYASAISTLNKDEKELGVALIDMGGATCDIVVHLGNSLRYNDVLPIGSSSITNDLSHAVNTPLADAEELKLNYEKLISENTRELEVKTMGETSATHTISLDIITNVIYARIEETLMLLANKLEDSRYIDQLGAGVVLTGGMAKLDDIRNLTTAIFDNIPVRVAKPKKVAGLYEISDDPANACVVGLCLYGAGEFTPYELDSKGELKYEDKNLIDNQRIEYINSYQEEAQTDSINQSAQEKIEDNTSVKLSTVSNKSGEPNSLKKLWNRLIQLF, encoded by the coding sequence TTGAATAACTATATATTAGGTCTTGATATTGGCTCAGTCGATGTATCGGCAGCTATTGCAAAAGTTACAGACAAACACTTTTCTATTTGTGGTATAGGCAAATCAAAAACCTCAGGCATAAGAAAAGGTAGTATTACTAACATAGAGCGAGCAGCAAAATCCATCAGCGATGCTATATTAGAGGCTACTAAAAGTGCTGGCACAAAACCAGATAAAGTTATAGTATCTATTTCTGGTTCATATACAAAAAGCGTTAAATCTCAAGGTATAGTTAGTGTTTCAAATCAAGAAATAACTTTAAACGAAATAAAACGCGCTATGCAGTTAGCTAAAGAAAATGCTGTTTATAGCAAAGATCAAATCATCTTACATGTGTTACCATACGATTTTAAAGTAGACGGGCAAGAGCATATAGAAGACCCTATAGGAATGAGCGGCTCGCGACTTGAAGTTTGCACACACGTTATAACCGCAAATGAAAATTCTATCAAAAATTTAATCAAATCAGTAGAAATAGCTGGACTAAAGATAGATAATATGGTCTTATCTGGCTACGCATCTGCGATTTCTACATTAAATAAAGATGAAAAAGAGTTAGGAGTGGCGCTTATCGATATGGGTGGCGCAACTTGCGATATAGTGGTTCATCTTGGAAATTCGCTTAGATACAACGATGTGCTACCGATAGGCTCTTCAAGTATAACAAACGATTTATCACACGCTGTCAATACACCTTTAGCAGATGCAGAAGAGTTAAAACTAAATTATGAAAAGCTAATTTCAGAAAACACAAGAGAGCTAGAAGTTAAGACTATGGGCGAGACTAGCGCAACACATACTATAAGCTTAGATATTATAACAAATGTTATCTACGCGCGCATAGAAGAGACTTTAATGCTTCTTGCAAATAAACTAGAAGATAGTAGATATATAGATCAACTAGGCGCAGGAGTTGTCTTAACTGGCGGTATGGCAAAGCTAGATGATATAAGAAATTTAACCACAGCTATATTTGATAACATACCAGTTAGGGTTGCTAAGCCAAAAAAAGTAGCTGGATTATATGAAATTTCAGATGACCCAGCTAATGCTTGCGTGGTTGGGCTTTGCTTGTATGGCGCTGGCGAATTTACGCCTTACGAACTTGACTCAAAAGGCGAACTAAAATATGAAGATAAAAATTTAATAGACAATCAAAGGATTGAGTATATAAACTCTTATCAAGAAGAGGCGCAAACTGATAGTATAAATCAATCTGCACAAGAAAAGATTGAAGATAATACATCAGTGAAGCTTTCTACCGTTTCTAACAAAAGTGGCGAACCAAATTCGCTTAAGAAGCTATGGAACAGATTAATACAACTATTTTAA
- a CDS encoding D-amino acid aminotransferase, which yields MSNELSGIVYVNGEFMDANEAKVSAFDRGFIFGDGIYEVVPIVAGKLVDRKNFWERFERSLAQIELEIPLTHDEYEKMFYELIEKNNIKEGAVYTQVTRGVAMRDFDFIQNAKPTCFAFAYQKDIFNNPYAKTGIEIVSVEDIRWKRRDIKSVSLLGQCIAKHEAHKKGAFECFMVENGLVTEGSSSTAFIIKDGVLITKPLSNEILPGIRRKVILGFASDAGLKVEERAFSMQEVYGADEAFISAATLMLLPIIKADGKPINGGKVGKFVPILRDMYAAHLKKEAGVL from the coding sequence ATGTCTAATGAACTTAGTGGCATAGTCTATGTAAATGGCGAATTTATGGACGCAAACGAGGCTAAAGTTAGTGCTTTTGATAGGGGTTTTATCTTTGGCGATGGTATTTATGAAGTTGTTCCAATCGTAGCTGGAAAACTTGTAGATAGAAAGAATTTTTGGGAGAGATTTGAGCGAAGTTTGGCGCAAATTGAGCTAGAAATTCCGCTAACTCATGATGAGTATGAGAAGATGTTTTATGAACTGATAGAGAAAAATAACATCAAAGAGGGCGCTGTTTATACGCAAGTTACACGTGGTGTTGCGATGAGAGACTTTGATTTTATACAAAATGCTAAACCTACTTGTTTTGCGTTTGCATATCAAAAAGATATATTTAATAACCCTTATGCAAAAACAGGTATCGAAATCGTAAGCGTTGAAGATATTAGGTGGAAAAGGCGAGATATAAAGTCTGTTTCGCTTCTTGGTCAATGTATTGCGAAACACGAAGCGCACAAAAAAGGAGCTTTTGAATGCTTTATGGTGGAAAATGGGCTTGTAACTGAAGGAAGCAGTTCGACTGCTTTTATCATCAAAGATGGAGTTTTGATAACAAAACCTTTGAGTAACGAGATACTGCCGGGCATTAGAAGAAAGGTCATACTTGGCTTTGCAAGCGATGCTGGACTTAAAGTAGAAGAAAGAGCTTTTAGTATGCAAGAGGTTTATGGCGCAGATGAGGCGTTTATAAGTGCGGCTACATTGATGTTGCTTCCTATAATTAAGGCTGATGGAAAGCCGATAAATGGTGGAAAAGTTGGTAAATTTGTTCCGATTTTACGTGATATGTATGCAGCTCATCTTAAAAAAGAGGCTGGAGTTTTATAA
- a CDS encoding M15 family metallopeptidase translates to MSKFLLLPLIALFFISCSTRQQDADLDSSQYPNHLSLLNLDLKQDVNILPAITNPLKFDKNVFLKRYFKVWSNTKPDTPKKDAFWGLETYKNNKFRTYYSPSRRAYGDDFFNKVKENANENAFGALSLPAITVKNTFLRNIPTHEPIFYDLKLNPSEGYPFDYLSNSTLGINYPLFVSHLSKDGDFAFVQNDAVWGWVDTRDVKFISKEQTNMFKNSNFITILKDRTPIKDSHGNFLFYGRVGTILMFERSDKDNFYGKVFTQKGLKNYHISKENATIWPAVLSDKNIKKSIASILGEPYGWGGFSYYRDCSLFTKDIMASFGIWLPRNSKAQANVYKSINLAGLSNDEKLEIIKKDGTPYLSVLYMPGHVMLYTGVVDGKVTITHNAWGIGTKSGGRALIGQTAITTLEIGKDRKDISNDKLLLSRLTSMSILPEDKNQSNEANLVLQAQSGLKDSKALINQNKFENDSASKTLEPSQQKRTASEILKQSYGVNLVDNRVFFKDKTSLEFDDKVKKSQKELLENGDIEDMINGTYPAFSQILAPKNDIGRVRNYEFLGKIYGSSEEEVKANLVDVVWLKNSLNLKLKFNSKNGAAAALSKVSDELDELVSKDLSNLAFLQDIGGTFKWRKIAKTNRPSAHSYGIAIDINAAKSNYWQWDKKFKFTNQIPLAIVKIFEKHGFIWGGRWKHYDTMHFEYRPEFFVN, encoded by the coding sequence TTGTCAAAATTTCTTCTTTTACCGCTCATCGCACTCTTTTTTATCTCTTGCTCTACCAGACAACAAGATGCAGATTTGGACTCTTCGCAGTATCCAAACCACCTAAGTTTGCTAAATTTGGACTTAAAACAAGATGTAAATATCTTACCAGCCATAACAAATCCACTTAAATTTGATAAAAATGTTTTTCTAAAAAGATACTTTAAAGTATGGAGTAACACCAAGCCAGATACGCCTAAAAAAGATGCTTTTTGGGGACTTGAAACATATAAAAATAACAAATTTAGAACATATTACTCACCAAGCAGACGCGCTTATGGCGATGATTTTTTTAACAAAGTTAAAGAAAACGCAAACGAAAATGCCTTTGGAGCTCTATCTTTACCAGCAATTACAGTTAAAAACACATTTTTACGAAACATTCCGACACACGAGCCGATTTTTTATGACTTAAAGCTAAATCCAAGCGAAGGATATCCATTTGACTATCTTTCAAACTCAACTTTAGGCATAAACTACCCACTTTTTGTATCTCATCTAAGCAAAGATGGGGATTTTGCTTTTGTGCAAAATGACGCCGTGTGGGGCTGGGTCGATACAAGAGATGTTAAATTTATCTCAAAAGAACAAACAAATATGTTTAAAAACTCAAATTTCATAACCATTTTAAAAGATAGAACGCCCATAAAAGATAGCCATGGAAACTTCCTTTTTTACGGGCGAGTTGGGACTATTTTGATGTTTGAACGAAGCGATAAAGATAACTTTTATGGCAAAGTTTTTACTCAAAAAGGGTTAAAAAACTATCACATCTCAAAAGAAAACGCAACCATTTGGCCAGCCGTGCTAAGCGATAAAAATATAAAAAAATCCATCGCAAGCATCCTTGGCGAGCCGTATGGCTGGGGCGGATTTAGCTACTATAGAGACTGCTCGTTGTTTACTAAAGACATTATGGCTAGTTTTGGAATTTGGCTACCACGAAACTCAAAAGCACAAGCAAACGTTTATAAAAGTATAAATTTAGCCGGACTTTCAAATGATGAAAAACTTGAGATTATCAAAAAAGATGGCACGCCGTATCTAAGTGTTTTGTATATGCCAGGTCACGTTATGCTCTATACGGGCGTGGTTGATGGCAAGGTTACTATCACGCACAACGCGTGGGGAATCGGCACAAAAAGTGGTGGGCGCGCACTTATCGGACAAACTGCGATAACAACTCTTGAGATAGGAAAAGATAGAAAAGATATATCAAATGATAAGTTACTCTTATCAAGACTTACATCTATGAGCATTTTGCCAGAAGATAAAAACCAAAGCAACGAGGCAAATTTGGTTTTACAAGCACAAAGCGGTTTAAAAGATAGCAAAGCTTTAATTAACCAAAATAAATTTGAAAATGATAGCGCTAGCAAAACGCTAGAACCATCACAACAAAAGCGCACAGCAAGCGAGATTTTAAAACAGTCGTATGGTGTAAATTTAGTAGATAACAGAGTATTTTTCAAAGATAAAACAAGCTTGGAATTTGATGATAAAGTTAAAAAAAGCCAAAAAGAGCTTTTAGAAAATGGCGATATAGAGGATATGATAAACGGAACTTACCCTGCTTTTAGCCAAATTCTAGCACCAAAAAACGATATCGGACGAGTTAGAAACTATGAGTTTTTAGGTAAAATTTACGGCTCTAGCGAAGAAGAAGTAAAAGCAAATTTAGTAGATGTCGTGTGGCTAAAAAACAGCTTAAATTTAAAGCTAAAATTCAACTCAAAAAATGGCGCAGCGGCGGCACTTAGCAAAGTTAGTGATGAGCTTGATGAGCTAGTTAGTAAGGATTTGTCAAATTTAGCATTTCTGCAAGATATCGGCGGAACGTTTAAATGGCGTAAAATCGCTAAAACAAACCGCCCATCAGCCCACAGCTACGGCATCGCCATCGATATAAATGCAGCAAAAAGCAACTATTGGCAGTGGGATAAAAAGTTTAAATTCACTAACCAAATTCCACTTGCGATAGTTAAAATCTTTGAAAAACACGGTTTTATCTGGGGTGGGCGCTGGAAGCATTACGATACTATGCACTTTGAGTATCGCCCTGAATTTTTTGTCAATTAG
- a CDS encoding DNA recombination protein RmuC: MQSSYIFISLALFVAFVVLALFVMMIRQRDFFYQQILNMQNLLNEQSSKSQASISDINDAIIDRFFFLNQTLNESINSSNLNTTNNLSNGLNSLDTKFKNILEKINELENANESSKSLKDEVMRLNSIFSNQKLRGNFGEFELAKILELSYGENKSFYELQKRFDNNTIVDAVLKIKDGLVLPIDSKFPLANYQRICEACSLNDKKSVQIYEKEFKKDLKRQIDDISLKYILPPQTTEYAVMFIPSEAIFLYICSNLSEVFEYMNQKAVFMASPSTLMALLYSFKTFLRDESISKNANTIKQEIFNLSKDFDKFKEQNKSILNYSTKLKDATTVLNENSEKISSKFDKIKNLNF; the protein is encoded by the coding sequence ATGCAAAGTAGCTATATCTTTATATCGTTGGCTTTGTTTGTAGCTTTTGTTGTTTTGGCTTTGTTTGTTATGATGATAAGACAGCGCGATTTTTTCTATCAGCAAATTTTAAATATGCAAAATTTATTAAACGAGCAAAGTTCTAAAAGCCAAGCTTCTATTAGCGATATAAATGACGCTATTATCGATAGATTTTTTTTCTTGAATCAAACGCTTAATGAGAGCATAAACTCATCAAATTTAAACACAACTAACAACTTAAGTAATGGACTAAACTCACTTGATACAAAATTTAAAAACATACTTGAAAAAATCAACGAACTAGAAAATGCAAACGAATCTAGCAAAAGTTTAAAAGATGAAGTTATGAGACTAAACTCGATTTTTAGTAACCAAAAACTAAGGGGAAATTTCGGAGAGTTTGAGCTTGCAAAAATTTTAGAGCTAAGTTATGGAGAAAACAAAAGCTTTTATGAACTTCAAAAAAGGTTTGATAACAACACCATAGTTGATGCGGTTTTAAAGATAAAAGATGGGCTTGTTTTGCCAATCGACTCAAAATTTCCACTTGCAAACTATCAAAGAATTTGCGAGGCTTGCTCTTTAAATGATAAAAAAAGTGTGCAGATATATGAAAAAGAGTTTAAAAAAGATTTGAAAAGACAGATAGATGATATATCTTTAAAATATATTTTGCCACCGCAAACAACGGAGTATGCGGTGATGTTTATACCAAGCGAAGCGATATTTCTTTATATATGCTCAAATTTAAGCGAAGTATTTGAGTATATGAACCAAAAGGCTGTTTTTATGGCGTCTCCATCAACATTAATGGCACTTTTATACTCTTTTAAAACTTTTTTAAGAGACGAAAGTATAAGCAAAAATGCAAACACAATCAAACAAGAGATTTTTAATCTTTCCAAAGATTTTGATAAATTTAAAGAGCAAAACAAAAGCATACTAAACTACTCAACTAAACTAAAAGACGCTACAACCGTGCTTAATGAAAACTCAGAAAAAATCAGCTCTAAATTTGATAAGATAAAAAATCTAAATTTTTAA
- a CDS encoding peptidylprolyl isomerase, with product MINWMQKHKKYLIPTIWVSTIAFVGAGFVGWGQFDMNRDRSTSVAKVGDMTVSYQEFQQKYNNLYNYYNNILEGKMTQEEADKLHLDQVALVTAIREAMKLNYAKDLGIGASDEDILKHLIGLPEFQRDGKFDKDLYISSLQRVGMKPADFEKSLKNNVILNKLDSALDLTASKKDIDALSAAFFMQDRLSLGVIKMDFSDINATSDEIKKFWEDTKDDYKTVTSYELETLFISPDVTIDSAALMDFWEKHKTSYIDSNDKVKEFEAAKEEAAKDFKLELTKTTALKKYLALKKGEISTNDKLTVSQNDEFPLDEIQHQKVGEFIKPFEYKDGYLIVKIDKVNPPKTMTFEQAQSQVKEIFKGVKAKDELEKLAKKALENFSGEDIGYVSRDTRMSYKDLNENEFSQFLSQLFDRSSSNKGYIIVGNKAVLYDITDQKLDNPEKEEQFKTVLSQEVANIKNTELEQDLLNSLEKRYKIEQYYKGNNIE from the coding sequence ATGATTAATTGGATGCAAAAGCATAAAAAGTATCTCATCCCAACCATTTGGGTAAGCACTATCGCATTTGTTGGCGCTGGTTTTGTTGGATGGGGTCAGTTTGATATGAACAGAGATAGATCAACTTCTGTTGCAAAGGTCGGTGATATGACTGTTTCGTATCAAGAATTTCAACAAAAGTATAATAATCTATATAATTATTACAACAACATCCTAGAAGGAAAAATGACTCAAGAAGAGGCAGATAAGCTACATTTAGATCAAGTTGCTTTAGTAACTGCCATAAGAGAAGCGATGAAACTAAACTATGCTAAAGATTTAGGCATAGGAGCTAGCGATGAGGATATATTAAAACACCTTATCGGCTTGCCGGAATTTCAACGAGATGGTAAATTTGATAAAGATTTATATATAAGCTCTTTGCAAAGAGTAGGCATGAAACCTGCTGATTTTGAAAAAAGCCTTAAAAATAACGTTATTTTAAACAAACTAGATAGCGCTTTAGACTTAACCGCTTCAAAAAAAGATATCGACGCTTTATCGGCTGCTTTTTTTATGCAAGATAGGCTATCTTTAGGCGTTATCAAGATGGATTTTAGCGATATAAATGCTACTTCAGATGAGATAAAAAAATTCTGGGAAGATACAAAAGATGACTATAAAACAGTTACTAGCTATGAACTTGAAACTCTTTTTATATCTCCAGACGTGACTATAGATAGCGCGGCTTTGATGGATTTTTGGGAGAAACACAAAACTTCATATATAGATAGCAACGATAAAGTAAAAGAGTTTGAAGCTGCAAAAGAAGAAGCTGCAAAAGACTTCAAACTAGAACTAACTAAAACAACAGCGCTTAAAAAGTATCTTGCGCTCAAAAAAGGTGAAATTTCAACTAACGATAAACTAACAGTTAGTCAAAACGATGAGTTTCCATTAGATGAGATACAACATCAAAAAGTTGGCGAATTTATCAAACCTTTTGAGTATAAAGATGGGTATTTAATAGTCAAAATTGATAAAGTAAATCCACCAAAAACTATGACTTTTGAACAAGCACAATCTCAAGTAAAAGAAATTTTTAAGGGCGTAAAAGCAAAAGATGAGCTAGAAAAACTAGCTAAAAAAGCTTTAGAGAATTTCTCTGGCGAAGATATCGGCTATGTATCAAGAGATACAAGAATGAGCTATAAAGACTTAAACGAAAACGAATTTAGTCAGTTTTTAAGCCAGCTATTTGATAGATCTAGTAGCAACAAAGGATATATCATAGTAGGAAATAAAGCTGTTTTATACGATATAACAGATCAAAAACTTGATAATCCTGAAAAAGAGGAGCAGTTTAAAACTGTTTTATCGCAAGAAGTAGCAAATATAAAAAACACAGAGTTAGAGCAGGATTTACTAAATTCGCTTGAAAAAAGATATAAGATAGAACAATACTATAAAGGTAATAATATTGAATAA